A genomic region of Scomber japonicus isolate fScoJap1 chromosome 5, fScoJap1.pri, whole genome shotgun sequence contains the following coding sequences:
- the LOC128359129 gene encoding E3 ubiquitin-protein ligase TRIM47-like encodes MAHEELFDCSICLQLLDDPVTTACGHSFCMKCINTFWDRNNKRETYSCPQCRQTFNPRPVLKKNTLLADLFEEHKRTKSQNAAAAGETFASPDDVQCDACTGRKRKAIMNCLVCLASYCETHLQPHFEVPPLKKHKLVPASTAIEESICGCHGKLLESYCRTDQQFICLLCAMNEHKGHDTVTVEAEKCEMQRKLETTKQEIEDKVLASEREMTELRQAADCIRDAAWEVCDDFERLCQEHIRLYVRSVERRCSEIREKVGEAEKSGVDWTSSLHGQLRQHVSELRGREDKLDQLSLTKDPIKFLQGFQALGDLPVFTVSHERYPTLSEFVIAQKDTLKDVSEQMKKHLFNKFEEHLVSNTPRYHEETPLRSHFLSSYYRVEVDPNTIAACLCLSDGNREISWSGSDQAHPDHTDRFTYHNQVLCKDGLTGRHYWEVEWDVGIVEVAVAYKHIQRKGSGKECCFGHNNLSWKLVCSPSGCEFWHNNLRKGQIPVAHSRKVGVHLDYKAGNVHFYSISGFGDLTLLHQVKTTFTEPLYPGFTVDLGSTLKICNI; translated from the exons ATGGCTCACGAGGAACTGTTCGACTGCTCCATCTGTTTACAGCTACTTGACGATCCAGTGACAACTGCCTGTGGCCACAGTTTCTGTATGAAATGTATCAATACTTTTTGGGATAGAAATAACAAAAGAGAAACCTACAGCTGCCCCCAGTGCAGGCAGACGTTCAACCCCAGGCCTGTTCTAAAGAAGAACACGTTACTGGCTGATCTGTTCGAGGAGCACAAGAGGACAAAAAGTcagaatgctgctgctgctggggaaACCTTTGCTTCACCTGATGATGTGCAGTGTGACGCTTGtacagggagaaaaagaaaagccatCATGAACTGTCTGGTGTGCTTGGCATCTTACTGTGAGACTCATCTGCAACCTCACTTTGAAGTGCCACCTCTAAAAAAGCACAAGCTGGTTCCCGCGTCTACAGCGATCGAAGAAAGCATATGTGGCTGTCATGGCAAACTTCTGGAGAGCTACTGTCGCACTGATCAGCAGTTCATCTGCCTTCTGTGTGCAATGAATGAGCACAAAGGTCATGACACTGTAACAGTTGAAGCAGAGAAGTGTGAAATGCAG agaAAACTGGAGACGACAAAACAGGAAATTGAAGACAAAGTGCTGGCTTCAGAAAGGGAAATGACGGAGCTGAGGCAGGCTGCGGACTGTATAAGA GATGCTGCTTGGGAGGTGTGCGATGACTTTGAGCGACTGTGTCAGGAACACATCCGTTTGTACGTTCGCTCTGTGGAGAGGAGGTGTTCTGAGATTAGGGAGAAGGTTGGAGAAGCAGAGAAATCGGGAGTGGATTGGACCAGCAGTCTCCATGGACAACTGAGGCAACACGTGTCAGAgctgagggggagagaggataAACTCGACCAGCTCTCACTCACCAAGGATCCCATTAAGTTTCTTCAG GGTTTCCAGGCCCTGGGTGATCTTCCTGTGTTCACTGTCTCACATGAAAGATATCCCACGCTGTCAGAGTTTGTCATTGCACAGAAAGATACACTCAAAGATGTGtctgaacaaatgaaaaaacatttgtttaataAGTTTGAGGAACATTTGG TGTCAAACACACCCAGGTACCATGAGGAAACACCATTAAGATCACACTTTTTGAGCTCCT ACTACAGAGTGGAGGTGGATCCCAACACAATTGCAGCATGTCTTTGCTTGTCTGATGGAAATAGAGAGATATCATGGAGCGGCAGTGACCAGGCCCATCCTGATCACACTGATCGATTCACCTACCATAACCAGGTTCTGTGCAAAGATGGCCTGACTGGCAGACACTACTGGGAGGTGGAATGGGATGTTGGCATTGTTGAGGTGGCTGTtgcatacaaacacattcaaaGAAAGGGTTCAGGGAAAGAATGCTGTTTTGGTCACAATAATCTCTCCTGGAAATTAGTCTGTTCTCCATCTGGCTGTGAGTTTTGGCACAATAATCTTCGCAAGGGCCAAATTCCTGTGGCCCACTCCCGGAAAGTAGGAGTGCACCTTGATTATAAAGCAGGGAACGTGCACTTCTACAGCATTTCTGGATTTGGGGACTTGACACTGTTGCACCAGGTCAAGACCACCTTCACTGAGCCTCTCTATCCTGGCTTTACTGTTGATTTAGGTTCAACACTGAAAATATGCAACATTTAG
- the slc15a5 gene encoding solute carrier family 15 member 5, translating to MLAGDPQRLPEGRNHQRKLSQTPHPDQGPTPKSRKKLQVIICVLLVELCERFTFFGIVCNTILFCTVKLGYDNYLAATVNLCFIGASTLTPVLVGWFAETCLGRSKVLYLCAFLHFFGTAMLPVVAFPFEDFYIDTHHMTHHLDPREQQILFYTGLLAAALGIGGIRAILCPMGAYSLQGYNQHQLLSFFNWFYWLVNLNSTVVFLGIAYIQQSVAKNLGFLIPFTSVLLALIAIHMMRNKLTYKPKKGGSLLTTLGVFLNSLKMCCLHYRHLSGDVASWLDRAKENNGGRYSETHVENVKVLAKLFPLYGLQLLYRACITQIPSGYYIQTMNSNLHLHDLLLPIGAMNVISILPLLLLAPLIECVTTCYLSKNKIPLAPVKVITLGHVCAALSALVAGLSELHRKAYPLVEQTLSGKVLQVSSMPYFQLAPQYILLGLAEALVTPACSLISFQLTPSHIRGISLHFLTLSYGGGCFLGAFIIQLLYFASGGNFYPNTLHDGNLERFFFLLATLMAINTFVFWSISDRYMDLSVRGKALTTSPLTEKLLQYKACLRFYDTVDHSYTNASIESIL from the exons ATGCTGGCAGGAGACCCACAGAGACTGCCTGAGGGCAGAAACCATCAGCGCAAGCTCTCCCAGACCCCTCATCCAGACCAGGGACCTACACCAAAGTCCCGCAAGAAGCTTCAAGTTATCATTTGTGTGCTGCTGGTGGAGCTATGTGAGAGATTCACCTTCTTTGGCATTGTATGTAACACAATTCTcttctgcactgtgaagctgGGCTACGACAACTACCTGGCTGCGACAGTCAACCTGTGCTTTATAGGAGCCAGCACCCTGACCCCAGTGCTGGTTGGGTGGTTTGCAGAAACCTGCTTAGGAAGGAGCAAGGTGCTCTACTTGTGcgctttccttcatttctttg GCACAGCCATGCTACCTGTGGTGGCTTTCCCTTTTGAGGATTTCTACATTGACACCCATCACATGACCCACCATTTGGACCCTCGGGAGCAGCAGATCCTATTCTACACAGGCCTCCTGGCTGCTGCACTGGGCATCGGTGGCATCCGGGCCATTCTCTGTCCCATGGGAGCATACAGTCTGCAGGGTTACAACCAGCACCAGCTACTATCCTTCTTCAACTG GTTCTACTGGTTGGTCAACCTGAACTCCACTGTTGTGTTTCTGGGTATTGCTTATATCCAGCAGTCTGTGGCCAAAAATCTGGGTTTCCTTATACCCTTCACCTCTGTGCTGCTGGCACTCATTGCCATACACATGATGCGCAACAAACTCACCTACAAACCAAAGAAAG GGGGATCCTTACTGACCACGTTAGGAGTCTTCCTTAACTCTCTCAAGATGTGCTGCCTTCATTATCGCCACCTGAGTGGAGATGTGGCATCTTGGCTGGACAGGGCCAAGGAAAACAACGGTGGCCGTTACAGCGAGACACATGTAGAGAACGTCAAAGTCCTGGCCAAGCTTTTCCCTCTTTATGGTCTTCAGCTGCTGTACAGAGCCTGCATCACACAG ATTCCTTCAGGTTACTACATACAGACAATGAACTCAAACCTTCACCTGCATGACCTCCTGTTGCCGATTGGTGCCATGAATGTAATCAGCAtcctgcctctgctgctgttggccCCGCTGATCGAGTGTGTGACGACCTGCTACCTCTCTAAGAATAAAATTCCTTTGGCACCCGTAAAAGTTATTA CTCTGGGCCATGTGTGTGCAGCTCTATCGGCCCTGGTGGCAGGTTTATCTGAGCTGCACAGGAAGGCTTACCCACTGGTGGAGCAGACTCTCTCTGGGAAGGTTCTGCAAGTTTCGTCCATGCCGTATTTCCAGCTGGCTCCCCAATACATCCTACTGGGTCTTGCTGAGGCACTTGTGACCCCTGCAT GCTCCCTAATATCTTTCCAGCTGACCCCAAGCCACATCAGAGGAATCTCCCTGCACTTTCTTACGCTGTCATACGGAGGCGGCTGCTTTCTAGGAGCCTTCATCATTCAGCTGCTGTACTTTGCGTCAGGAG GTAACTTCTACCCAAACACACTGCATGATGGGAATCTTGAAAGATTCTTCTTTCTCCTGGCCACACTCATGGCTATAAATACCTTTGTGTTTTGGAGTATATCTGACAG GTACATGGACCTGAGTGTGCGGGGTAAAGCACTGACTACCAGCCCTTTGACTGAGAAGCTGCTGCAATACAAAGCCTGTCTGCGGTTCTATGATACTGTGGATCACTCCTACACAAATGCCTCCATTGAATCCATTTTATGA
- the tmem17 gene encoding transmembrane protein 17B: protein MMDLPETLRRRLEDFSRNVLSDQGRTQSLSKEHDTFLPHDKRVLSSLHLQMSLFFNMWFFPLWWISETVMLHLKYPALPEYYKFILVTVLILMTLIEAIRLYLGYAGNLQEKVPELAGFWLLSILLQFPLILFQLFNEAILIQPLERGVHIVLAIFILTQALSGFVALRDMVRHTESQFHLRQFD, encoded by the exons ATGATGGACTTGCCGGAGACGCTCAGAAGACGTTTAGAGGACTTTTCTCGGAATGTCTTATCTGACCAGGGTCGGACTCAGTCTCTCTCAAAAGAGCACGACACGTTTTTGCCGCACG ACAAACGGGTTCTGTCCAGTCTGCACCTCCAGATGTCTCTGTTCTTTAACATGTGGTTCTTCCCCCTGTGGTGGATCAGTGAAACTGTGATGCTGCACCTCAAG TATCCTGCCTTGCCAGAGTATTACAAGTTCATCCTTGTCACTGTCCTCATcctgatgactttgattgaggCCATTAGACTGTATCTTGGTTACGCTGGGAACCTGCAAGAAAAG GTCCCAGAGTTGGCTGGATTTTGGCTGCTGAGCATCCTGCTGCAGTTCCCACTGATCCTGTTTCAGCTCTTCAATGAAGCCATTCTCATACAGCCCCTGGAGAGAGGCGTTCACATTGTTCTCGCcattttcatactcacacaG GCCCTCTCTGGATTTGTGGCGCTCCGAGACATGGTCAGACACACAGAAAGCCAATTTCATCTCCGACAGTTTGACTGA
- the agbl2 gene encoding cytosolic carboxypeptidase 2, translating into MPVGDPIPTTPHAEKSSTMAVSAIRNWWNSYQMDKSDSDNTDEDEEELAERRQLSIDLCETLRTRQLLIDFDGNRPILSLRAPLDLVNFPSVSRPRWPTECEVISDVIHHIEWEPPEPEPFYQPTGHERTPMPAGEERGKVVYCIDHATKHPFFTCSRVGGSRGPIKNATFYDTNQTDFPLEFESRFESGNLQKAVQVGVYDYELTLRTDMYTRKHTQWFYFRVRNMKSGVTYRFTIVNLMKSSSLYSQGMRPLLYSERAAKEKGVGWQRTGSNIRYYRNYKQNTKDNNNDTIALYSLTWTLQFPHESDTCYLTHCYPYTYSHLQRYLRHISSDPAVASYCKLRVLCHSLAGNAVYVVTITSRGASKVEGKTKKAVVVTARVHPGETNGSWMMEGFLDFLLGDSADAQLLRDTFVFKVVPMLNPDGVIVGNYRCSLAGRDLNRNYKTLLRDSFPCVWHTYNLVEKLMAETDVVLYCDFHGHNRKNNVFMYGCNNPGDASLKLHERVFPLMMSKNASNKFSFKSCKFRVQKSKEGTGRIAMWKLGIRNSYTMEATFGGSTLGDRRGTHFTTRDLKSLGFCFCDSLLDYCDPDPTKTAYCLTELAALLRKEVKERLGKDLGADCNFSVSDLETSTSGSNSSDSDGLPVHLVNQQQTEVSPQTPVKKKKKRLRSRKERNRLHPERVRNNKQPQVVQNSIKHIESNLHHDNTVKESARERPVEKHKKKWQVNNPMRKNVIPAATAQPGEISQVTLWQGCEPVKGDCVGDMKPAYLHRRGKPCPHHSTCTAMSTCTEKPGMNSGQWRFSSQLLHLSAVLPPNFIHSTQQHHPCPRQSLVSCKVFRGLPPSVAVPYRSPSSIFVKMTPDIVPTKRLLSSFTTDKFNSQHIYRERNYFQMSEHYFVPEDSSTSHVDINKTKQQTEEQERDSPEVGLPLLTCVPFGEQNQRDLTPDIPLRQGEPHSSLFVPALRGRDLQGNRGTLEDGRQKGSLPRLLKTSGFKKLEPSRPQNVALGRLQAKDIRQYRSEGESLLSMAPEESMITRPSQSAPL; encoded by the exons ATGCCTGTTGGAGATCCAATTCCCACTACTCCTCAT GCTGAGAAATCATCAACCATGGCTGTCTCTGCTATCAGGAATTGGTGGAACTCCTACCAGATGGACAAATCTGACTCTGACAACACAGATGAAGACGAGGAGGAATTAGCAGAGAGGAGGCAGT TATCCATAGACTTATGTGAGACACTGCGGACGAGGCAGCTGCTCATAGACTTTGATGGCAATCGACCTATTTTGAGTCTCAGGGCACCACTGGACCTGGTTAACTTCCCATCTGTCTCCCGCCCCCGTTGGCCCACAGAGTGTGAAGTCATCAGCGACGTTATACATCATATAg AGTGGGAGCCCCCAGAGCCAGAGCCTTTCTACCAGCCCACAGGACATGAGAGAACACCCATGCCtgctggagaggagagggggaaagTGGTATACTGCATAGACCATG CCACTAAGCATCCGTTTTTCACCTGCTCTCGTGTCGGAGGATCCAGGGGGCCCATTAAGAATGCCACATTTTATGACACCAATCAAACAGACTTTCCCCTAGAGTTTGAGTCGAGATTTGAGAGTGGGAACCTTCAGAAGGCTGTGCAAGT AGGTGTCTATGACTATGAGCTCACCCTGCGCACAGACATGTACACCAGAAAGCACACACAGTGGTTTTACTTCAGGGTCAGGAACATGAAGTCTGGAGTGACCTACCGCTTCACCATCGTCAAcctgatgaagagcagcagccTGTATTCTCAGGGGATGAGACCACTCCTCTACTCTGAGAGGGCTGCCAAGGAGAAAGGTGTTGGATGGCAACGAACTGGCTCTAATATCAGATACTACCGCAACTACAAACAG AATACAAAGGACAACAACAACGACACCATCGCCCTGTACTCACTCACATGGACTCTCCAGTTCCCGCATGAATCAGACACTTGTTACCTGACCCACTGCTACCCCTACACTTATTCACACCTGCAGCGCTATCTCAGGCACATTTCCTCTGATCCAGCAGTTGCGTCATACTGTAAGTTGCGGGTGTTGTGCCACAGCCTTGCTGGGAATGCAGTGTATGTGGTGACAATAACGTCCCGGGGGGCCAGCAAAGTGGAGGGCAAGACCAAAAAAGCTGTGGTGGTGACGGCCCGAGTGCACCCTGGAGAAACCAATGGGTCCTGGATGATGGAGGGGTTCCTGGACTTCCTGCTTGGGGACTCAGCTGATGCTCAACTACTCAgggacacttttgtttttaag GTGGTGCCCATGCTGAACCCAGATGGTGTGATAGTGGGCAATTACCGCTGCTCTCTGGCAGGCAGAGACCTCAACAGAAATTACAAGACATTGCTCAGGGATTCCTTTCCTTGTGTTTGGCACACCTACAACTTGGTGGAAAA GCTGATGGCTGAGACGGACGTAGTTCTTTACTGTGACTTTCATGGCCACAACCGTAAAAACAACGTCTTCATGTACGGTTGTAACAACCCAGGTGATGCTTCCCTGAAGCTTCATGAGAGAGTCTTTCCACTGATGATGAGTAAGAATGCCAGCAACAAG TTCTCCTTCAAGAGCTGTAAGTTTCGGGTACAGAAGAGCAAAGAGGGAACAGGGCGAATCGCCATGTGGAAACTTGGCATCAGAAACAGCTATACGATGGAGGCCACCTTTGGAGGCTCCACTCTGG GTGACAGGAGGGGAACTCATTTTACTACTCGAGACCTGAAGTCCCTGGGCTTTTGCTTTTGTGATAGCTTGCTGGACTACTGTGACCCTGACCCAACAAAG ACGGCTTATTGTCTGACAGAACTGGCAGCATTGTTGAGAAAGGAGGTCAAAGAGAGGCTGGGCAAAGATTTGGGCGCTGACTGTAACTTCTCTGTCTCTGATTTGGAAACCAG CACCAGTGGTTCAAATAGTTCAGATTCCGATGGACTCCCAGTTCATTTGGTCAACCAGCAGCAAACTGAGGTATCTCCA CAAACtccagtgaagaagaaaaagaaacgcTTGAGGAGTCGCAAAGAGAGAAACAGGCTGCACCCAGAGAGAGTAAGGAATAACAAACAGCCACAGGTTGTGCAAAACAGCATCAAACATATT GAGTCTAACCttcaccatgacaacacagTTAAAGAGAGTGCCAGAGAGAGGCCAGTTGAAAAACATAAGAAGAAATGGCAG GTAAACAATccaatgagaaaaaatgtgatTCCTGCTGCCACTGCTCAGCCTGGGGAGATCAGTCAGGTGACCCTGTGGCAGGGCTGTGAGCCTGTCAAG ggTGATTGTGTGGGAGACATGAAGCCTGCATACCTGCATCGCCGAGGAAAACCATGTCCACATCACAGCACATGCACAGCTATGTCAACTTGCACAG AAAAGCCAGGGATGAACTCAGGACAGTGGAGATTCTCTTCTCAGCTGCTGCACCTAAGTGCTGTCCTTCCACCGAATTTCatacactccacacagcagcaTCATCCCTGCCCCAGACAGTCCCTTGTTTCCTGTAAAGTTTTCAGAG GGCTGCCACCCTCCGTTGCAGTGCCTTACAG GTCTCCCTCATCCATATTTGTCAAGATGACCCCAGACATTGTTCCAACTAAGCGCCTGCTGTCAAGCTTCACCACCGACAAGTTCAACAGCCAGCATATctacagagaaagaaattaTTTTCAGATGTCAGAACATTACTTTGTGCCTGAGGATTCGTCCACCTCACATGTTGAcataaacaaaaccaaacagcaGACTGAGGAGCAGGAAAGAGATTCCCCAGAAG ttgGCTTGCCATTGTTGACATGTGTACCATTTGGAGAGCAGAACCAGAGAGATCTCACCCCTGACATCCCCCTGAGACAAGGTGAACCACACAGCAGTCTGTTTGTGCCTGCGCTGAGAGGCAGAGACCTACAAGGAAACAg GGGGACTTTAGAAGACGGAAGGCAAAAGGGCAGTTTACCCCGTCTGTTAAAGACTTCAGGCTTCAAGAAGCTGGAACCTTCACGTCCACAGAATGTTGCCCTTGGTAGGCTTCAGGCTAAGGACATCAGGCAATATCGCTCTGAGGGAGAAAGCCTATTAAGTATGGCTCCTGAGGAGTCTATGATCACACGACCATCACAGTCTGCCCCACTGTAG
- the LOC128358856 gene encoding tripartite motif-containing protein 16-like yields MAASCKEPDPLSCSICLDILKNPVTLHCGHSYCMDCINGCWDLEDQGGVYCCPQCRYSFPSRPVLNKNTVLADLAGKLGAQSSAPVRDEVGPGDVECDFCAVKKLKAVKSCLVCLASYCATHLQPHYESAAFKRHKLVEVSASLQEKICTKHDKLLEVYCRSDGECICLLCVMDEHKGHDTVSAAAERKEKQKQFGKKTQTYQQRKQEKEKQLQQLRQKMKRLKCSADAADDQNEKAYAEILLMVDKRRYAVKELIQVQEKAAMSRAEALVDRLEKDISELRKREDELKQLSLNEDHIHFLQSYQSMSDCPEPDLSSDVNIQLHMPFDFVTKAISDLREKLESMIQAVGEISKTIQADPDLKTRQDYSLYSCPLSLDPNTAFENLLLSEGNSKVTWIKKAQRYPYHPERFTKYDQVLCAEGLSGVCYWEFEWRGPRVEVAVCYKGAELEECGFGYTDQSWCVSLSNSGCTFWHSGVKTKISISCSSTVGVYLNHKGGNLSFYSVSDSGQMISLHRVQTTFSQPLYPGFMVSRGASVRLMPPK; encoded by the exons ATGGCGGCCAGCTGCAAAGAACCAGATCCGTTATCCTGCTCAATATGCTTGGATATCTTGAAGAATCCTGTGACTCTTCATTGTGGCCACAGCTACTGTATGGACTGCATAAATGGATGCTGGGACCTGGAGGATCAGGGTGGTGTTTACTGCTGTCCTCAGTGTAGATACAGTTTCCCCAGCAGACCTGTGCTGAACAAGAACACAGTGCTAGCTGATTTGGCAGGGAAACTTGGGGCACAGTCCTCTGCTCCTGTGAGGGATGAAGTCGGTCCAGGAGATGTGGAGTGTGATTTCTGCGCTGTTAAGAAGCTGAAAGCTGTCAAGTCttgtctggtgtgtctggcaTCTTACTGTGCAACTCACCTGCAGCCCCACTATGAGTCTGCAGCTTTCAAAAGGCACAAGCTGGTAGAAGTTTCTGCTTCCTTACAAGAGAAGATCTGCACTAAGCATGACAAGCTGCTGGAAGTCTATTGTCGAAGTGATGGAGAATGCATCTGCCTGCTCTGTGTGATGGATGAGCACAAAGGTCATGACACtgtttcagctgcagcagagaggaaagagaaacaa aaacaatttggaaagaaaacacaaacataccagcagaggaaacaggagaaggagaagcagctccagcagctaagacagaaaatgaaaagactGAAG TGCTCTGCAGATGCAGCAGATGATCAAAACGAGAAAGCCTATGCAGAGATACTCCTGATGGTGGATAAAAGGCGGTATGCTGTGAAGGAGCTGATTCAAGTTCAGGAGAAAGCTGCAATGAGCCGAGCTGAGGCACTTGTGGATCGCCTGGAGAAGGACATCTCTGAgctgaggaagagagaggatgaactgaagcagctctcactcAATGAGGATCACATTCACTTCCTACAG agcTACCAGTCTATGTCTGACTGTCCAGAACCTGACCTGTCCTCTGATGTCAACATCCAGCTACACATGCCTTTTGATTTTGTGACAAAGGCCATTTCTGATTTGAGGGAGAAACTGGAAAGCATGATACAGGCTGTTGGAGAAATATCTAAGACAA TTCAAGCTGATCCTGATctcaagacaagacaagactaTTCCTTGT ATTCCTGCCCCCTCAGTTTGGATCCCAACACAGCATTTGAGAACCTATTGCTCTCTGAGGGAAACAGCAAGGTAACCTGGATTAAAAAAGCCCAGAGGTACCCGTATCACCCAGAAAGATTTACAAAATACGATCAAGTGTTGTGTGCAGAAGGTTTATCTGGAGTTTGCTACTGGGAGTTTGAGTGGAGGGGGCCCAGGGTTGAGGTTGCTGTCTGCTATAAAGGGGCAGAGCTGGAAGAATGTGGTTTTGGATACACTGATCAGTCCTGGTGCGTTTCCCTTTCAAACTCTGGTTGTACCTTTTGGCACAGTGGAGTCAAAACCAAAATATCCATCTCCTGCTCTTCTACTGTAGGAGTGTATTTGAACCATAAGGGAGGGAACCTATCCTTCTACAGCGTGTCTGACTCTGGTCAAATGATCTCCCTTCACAGAGTGCAGACCACATTCTCCCAGCCTTTGTACCCTGGGTTCATGGTCTCCAGAGGAGCTTCAGTTAGGTTAATGCCTCCAAAGTAA